A stretch of the Oceanicola sp. D3 genome encodes the following:
- a CDS encoding CaiB/BaiF CoA-transferase family protein produces MKPLEGLKVIEMARILAGPWIGQALADLGAEVIKLESPDGDDTRKWGPPFVERDGDVSAAYFYSANRGKVSEVVDFRRPEGQARVRELVGGADILIENFKVGGLAKYGLDYPALSQVNPALIYCSVTGFGQDGPYAHRAGYDYLLQGMSGLMDITGDPEGQPTRFGVAVTDIVTGLYSTIGILAAVEQRHSTGKGQHIDMSLLDCAVAMLANQGMNYLATGVPPERTGSWHRNLGPYQVVPVKDGHIIIAVGNDGQFRRFCGVLGLEALADDERFATNPGRVTNREVLTPVIEAMTSGWEKAKLLAAFEAATVPAGPINDVGEALADPQVVARGMQIDPEGVPGLRGPWKFSDAELALERTAPVLPKG; encoded by the coding sequence ATGAAACCGCTTGAAGGGCTGAAGGTGATCGAGATGGCGCGGATCCTAGCGGGGCCGTGGATTGGGCAGGCGCTGGCCGATCTGGGCGCGGAGGTGATCAAGCTGGAGAGCCCGGACGGCGACGACACCCGCAAGTGGGGACCGCCCTTTGTGGAACGCGACGGCGACGTGAGCGCGGCCTACTTCTACTCGGCCAACCGGGGGAAGGTGAGCGAGGTGGTCGATTTTCGCAGGCCCGAGGGGCAGGCGCGGGTGCGCGAGTTGGTGGGCGGTGCCGACATTCTGATCGAGAACTTCAAGGTGGGAGGGCTGGCGAAATACGGGTTGGATTACCCGGCGCTGTCGCAGGTGAACCCGGCGCTGATCTACTGCTCGGTCACCGGCTTTGGGCAGGATGGGCCCTATGCGCATCGGGCGGGCTATGACTACCTGCTGCAGGGGATGAGCGGGCTGATGGATATTACCGGCGACCCGGAGGGCCAGCCGACGCGCTTTGGCGTGGCCGTCACCGATATTGTCACCGGGCTATACTCGACCATCGGCATTCTGGCCGCCGTTGAGCAGCGGCACAGCACCGGCAAGGGGCAGCACATCGACATGAGCCTGCTGGATTGCGCGGTGGCGATGCTGGCCAATCAGGGGATGAACTACCTCGCCACCGGGGTGCCGCCGGAACGCACGGGCAGTTGGCATCGCAACCTTGGCCCCTATCAGGTGGTGCCGGTGAAGGACGGGCATATCATCATCGCGGTGGGCAATGACGGGCAGTTCCGCCGGTTTTGCGGCGTGCTGGGGCTGGAGGCGCTGGCCGATGACGAACGGTTTGCCACCAACCCGGGGCGGGTGACCAACCGGGAGGTGCTGACGCCGGTGATCGAGGCGATGACCTCGGGCTGGGAGAAGGCCAAGCTGCTGGCGGCCTTCGAGGCGGCCACAGTGCCGGCCGGGCCGATCAACGATGTGGGCGAGGCGCTGGCCGATCCGCAGGTTGTGGCGCGCGGGATGCAGATTGATCCGGAGGGCGTGCCGGGGCTACGGGGACCGTGGAAGTTTTCGGACGCGGAACTGGCGCTGGAACGCACGGCACCGGTGTTGCCGAAAGGGTGA
- a CDS encoding lipid A-modifier LpxR family protein translates to MKPLARLLALLTALTGLAMPAHAEERALLGWGRLFTNDVLGDGYDRWRTGAYTISIAYGPDWQGVAPDRFGQLLEFRLRSELIAPESLTAPAVNDRRFVGAFTLGVHSYSKLGASDLRAGLDLTFTGPQTGLGELQNTIHETFGLESSKVLDDQIPNNAYASLSAELSRELAFGNARLRPFLEVQAGVESFARVGADLTFGSYGRGALMARDITTGHLYQVIRSREDQGLSFLIGGDMAKVYSSEYLPEEDGFELTDTRTRLRAGMNWQGDNHGLFYGLTYLSEEFEAQTEGQMVGALQLRLFF, encoded by the coding sequence ATGAAACCTCTTGCCCGCCTTCTGGCCCTCCTGACCGCCCTCACCGGGCTTGCCATGCCCGCCCACGCCGAAGAGCGGGCCTTGTTGGGCTGGGGGAGGCTCTTCACCAATGACGTGCTGGGCGATGGCTATGACCGCTGGCGCACCGGGGCCTATACCATCTCCATCGCCTATGGCCCGGATTGGCAGGGCGTCGCGCCGGATCGGTTTGGCCAGCTGCTGGAGTTTCGCCTGCGCTCCGAGCTGATCGCCCCCGAAAGCCTCACTGCGCCCGCCGTCAACGATCGTCGCTTCGTCGGCGCGTTCACCCTTGGCGTGCACAGCTACTCCAAGCTGGGGGCCAGCGATCTGCGCGCCGGGCTCGATCTGACCTTCACCGGCCCGCAAACCGGGCTGGGTGAGCTGCAAAACACGATTCACGAAACCTTCGGGCTGGAAAGCTCCAAGGTGCTGGACGACCAGATCCCCAACAACGCCTATGCCTCGCTGTCCGCCGAGCTGTCGCGCGAGCTGGCATTCGGCAACGCGCGCCTTCGGCCCTTCCTTGAGGTGCAGGCAGGGGTCGAGAGCTTTGCCCGCGTCGGCGCCGATCTCACCTTCGGCAGCTACGGGCGCGGGGCGCTGATGGCGCGCGACATCACCACCGGCCACCTCTATCAGGTGATCCGCTCGCGCGAAGATCAGGGCCTGTCCTTCCTCATCGGCGGCGACATGGCCAAGGTCTATTCGTCAGAATACCTGCCCGAAGAAGACGGCTTCGAGCTGACAGACACCCGCACCCGCCTCCGCGCCGGGATGAACTGGCAGGGCGACAACCACGGCCTGTTCTACGGCCTGACCTACCTCAGCGAAGAGTTCGAGGCCCAGACCGAGGGCCAGATGGTCGGCGCGCTGCAACTTCGGCTGTTTTTCTGA
- a CDS encoding Hint domain-containing protein, protein MKTGFLGTFVIPWSYTETDGHPGAPVTSLHPGATWRWCGALTRVDGPGDVISLADAAGMADLHKRAARKVRRMISGNSTALAELTRGDDARRSLARAEAIAAVTAEDALLSHASFTVTDGQDAWMATFIETVPGASGLLMFAGRVPPEGTELWVSAAARPAETPLPPGETAEGGVICFTAGTRIATPDGYKAVQDLREGDMVQTKDDGAQPVMWSGARRMTGARLFAMPQLRPMRIRAGVLGPDIPDGDLLVSPNHRMLIRGPAAQALYNTPEVLVRARDLSGLRGITTDHHLTEVTYVHILMDRHQVLFANGVETESFHPAEADFGTLDAGDRERLLDGLPWLRKRPDDYGAPARRTLSCAEAAILRHDVGLAA, encoded by the coding sequence ATGAAAACGGGCTTTCTCGGCACGTTTGTCATTCCCTGGTCGTATACGGAAACAGATGGGCATCCCGGCGCGCCGGTGACAAGCCTGCATCCGGGTGCGACATGGCGCTGGTGCGGGGCGCTCACTCGGGTCGATGGCCCGGGAGATGTGATCTCGCTCGCAGATGCTGCGGGCATGGCAGACCTTCACAAACGCGCGGCACGCAAGGTGCGGCGCATGATTTCCGGCAATAGCACGGCACTGGCCGAGCTGACACGCGGCGACGATGCCCGCCGGTCGCTCGCCCGTGCCGAGGCGATTGCCGCCGTCACCGCAGAGGATGCGTTGCTGTCCCACGCCAGCTTCACCGTCACCGACGGTCAGGACGCATGGATGGCAACCTTCATCGAAACCGTCCCCGGTGCGTCTGGCCTGCTGATGTTTGCAGGCCGCGTTCCGCCCGAGGGCACCGAACTCTGGGTCAGCGCCGCCGCCCGGCCCGCCGAAACGCCGCTGCCCCCCGGAGAGACAGCAGAGGGCGGGGTGATCTGCTTCACTGCAGGCACCCGCATTGCCACCCCCGATGGCTACAAGGCCGTCCAGGACCTGCGCGAAGGCGACATGGTGCAAACCAAGGATGATGGCGCCCAGCCGGTCATGTGGTCCGGCGCTCGCCGGATGACAGGCGCCCGCCTCTTCGCCATGCCGCAACTGCGGCCCATGCGCATCCGCGCTGGCGTGCTGGGGCCCGATATCCCCGATGGCGACCTGCTGGTGTCTCCCAACCACCGGATGCTCATTCGCGGCCCTGCAGCCCAGGCGCTTTACAACACGCCCGAGGTGCTGGTGCGCGCGCGCGACCTCTCCGGCCTGCGCGGCATCACGACCGATCACCACCTCACCGAAGTCACCTATGTGCACATCCTGATGGATCGTCATCAGGTGCTCTTCGCCAATGGTGTGGAAACCGAAAGTTTTCACCCCGCCGAGGCCGATTTCGGCACGCTGGACGCGGGCGATCGCGAGCGGCTGCTCGACGGCTTGCCGTGGCTGCGCAAGCGCCCGGATGATTACGGCGCGCCCGCCCGTCGCACCCTCTCCTGCGCCGAGGCGGCGATCCTGCGTCACGATGTCGGGCTGGCCGCCTGA
- the rpsD gene encoding 30S ribosomal protein S4: protein MTKRTSAKYKLDRRMGENIWGRPKSPVNRREYGPGQHGQRRKGKMSDFGLQLRAKQKLKGHYGDLTEKQFRRIFAEAERLRGDTGELLIGLLERRLDAVVYRAKFVPTVFAARQFVNHGHVKVNGKRVNIPSYRVKEGDVIEVRDKSKQLAVVLEATQLPERDVPEYIEADHSKMTATFVRTPGLSDVPYAVQMEPNLVIEFYAQN, encoded by the coding sequence GTGACCAAACGCACCTCTGCCAAGTACAAACTCGATCGCCGCATGGGCGAAAACATCTGGGGCCGCCCGAAGTCCCCGGTCAACCGCCGCGAATACGGCCCCGGCCAGCACGGCCAGCGCCGCAAGGGCAAGATGTCCGACTTCGGCCTGCAGCTCCGCGCCAAGCAAAAGCTGAAGGGCCACTACGGCGACCTGACCGAAAAGCAGTTCCGCCGCATCTTCGCCGAGGCCGAGCGCCTGCGCGGTGACACCGGCGAGCTTCTCATTGGCCTGCTCGAGCGCCGCCTCGACGCCGTTGTGTACCGCGCCAAGTTCGTGCCCACCGTCTTCGCGGCCCGTCAGTTCGTGAACCACGGCCACGTCAAGGTGAACGGCAAGCGCGTCAACATCCCCTCCTACCGTGTGAAAGAGGGCGACGTGATCGAGGTCCGCGACAAGTCCAAGCAGCTCGCTGTCGTGCTCGAAGCCACCCAGCTTCCCGAGCGTGACGTGCCCGAGTACATCGAGGCCGACCACTCCAAGATGACCGCCACCTTCGTGCGCACCCCCGGCCTGTCGGACGTGCCCTACGCGGTCCAGATGGAACCGAACCTCGTCATCGAATTCTACGCTCAGAACTAA
- a CDS encoding DUF4123 domain-containing protein: MFAGTSAASESALSLPSPQLSPGVPVRFEGVQPVNEQPGANLSNYVPDGLAEPLFGVSVTQARSRPQPGDIPATDSEHWTYAVLDAGRILHLPERLDGSGLRHRCLFSGRSQQDMGDVAPWLVELDPTSPLTRDLFSRGEATHHLWSAYPGLFIRTPARFEMLWAHLRKFTRLRDESGRWLYFRFWEPTTFSTLSGIAPSEEPWLGRFFGNHQFFWPDSGQDGTTWFGFCRRGEDEVASPLVLGPVVLAALEAAVRRRRETEDVKDVRARLRSSAPELDLSDEFLASLRSWLQARGFRSHATLRPAMHGLARRFPEGSPPDPGLLELLSDRRKGAGLRLWHIENWKGGGR, encoded by the coding sequence GTGTTTGCTGGCACCTCTGCTGCTTCGGAGTCTGCTCTTTCGTTGCCTTCCCCGCAACTCTCGCCGGGCGTGCCGGTGAGGTTCGAGGGCGTGCAGCCTGTCAACGAGCAGCCGGGAGCTAACCTTTCAAACTACGTGCCCGATGGCCTCGCGGAGCCGTTGTTCGGCGTTTCCGTGACGCAAGCCCGTTCCCGCCCGCAACCGGGCGATATCCCTGCGACAGACTCTGAGCATTGGACCTACGCTGTACTTGATGCCGGCCGGATTCTGCATCTACCCGAACGGCTCGACGGTTCCGGGCTTCGCCACCGCTGCCTGTTCTCGGGCAGATCGCAGCAGGACATGGGCGATGTCGCGCCCTGGCTGGTCGAGCTGGACCCGACCAGCCCGCTGACCCGGGACCTCTTCAGCCGGGGCGAGGCGACACACCACCTGTGGAGTGCATATCCCGGCCTCTTCATTCGCACGCCCGCCCGGTTCGAAATGCTCTGGGCGCACCTGCGCAAATTCACCCGGCTACGGGACGAGAGCGGGCGCTGGCTCTACTTCCGGTTCTGGGAGCCCACGACCTTTTCCACACTGTCGGGCATCGCGCCGAGCGAAGAGCCGTGGCTGGGCCGGTTCTTCGGCAACCACCAGTTTTTCTGGCCCGACTCCGGGCAGGACGGGACGACCTGGTTCGGCTTCTGCCGCCGGGGCGAAGATGAGGTCGCCTCCCCCCTGGTCCTCGGCCCGGTGGTGTTGGCCGCCCTGGAGGCCGCGGTGCGCAGGCGCCGGGAGACCGAGGACGTGAAAGATGTTCGCGCGCGCCTTCGCAGTTCCGCGCCCGAGCTTGACCTTTCGGACGAATTCCTCGCCTCGCTTCGCAGCTGGCTGCAGGCGCGGGGGTTTCGTAGCCACGCGACCCTGCGTCCGGCGATGCACGGGCTGGCGCGCCGCTTTCCCGAGGGCAGCCCCCCCGATCCCGGCCTGCTGGAATTGCTCTCGGATCGACGCAAGGGGGCCGGTCTGCGACTGTGGCACATCGAGAACTGGAAAGGTGGTGGGCGATGA
- a CDS encoding DUF4394 domain-containing protein, which yields MTNTLLSSAAVVLALGAAPAFAAGHAGNMGYALADDGSTLVVMADIAAPGEVQTFELDKPLRAIAYRPVTGDLLGFADGMIVTVNPASGEISDLGATFDENAMIGADGYVAFDFNNKIDAVRAVGSDGANLVYFPEGFGDNDERANTVKRFTDTAYGEGDANAGATPMIFANAYTNAIAGETAGSTAQFALDAGTDSLVTLANNDGTLGTVGKVTVDGEEVDLSAWGGFDILSPSEGEDQAYAVLQMEGAESAGLYAIDLESGAATMLADLGMGGFSGFAVSPGM from the coding sequence ATGACCAACACCCTTCTTTCCTCCGCTGCCGTCGTCCTTGCCCTTGGCGCCGCCCCTGCTTTTGCCGCCGGTCACGCTGGCAACATGGGCTATGCCCTGGCCGATGACGGCTCCACGCTGGTGGTGATGGCCGATATCGCCGCGCCCGGCGAGGTGCAGACCTTTGAGCTCGACAAACCGCTGCGCGCAATTGCCTACCGCCCGGTGACCGGCGACCTGCTGGGCTTTGCCGATGGCATGATCGTCACGGTGAACCCCGCTTCGGGCGAGATCAGCGACCTTGGCGCGACCTTTGACGAGAACGCCATGATTGGCGCGGATGGCTATGTGGCCTTTGACTTCAACAACAAGATCGACGCGGTGCGGGCCGTGGGCTCGGACGGGGCGAACCTTGTCTACTTCCCCGAGGGCTTTGGCGACAATGACGAGCGGGCAAACACGGTGAAGCGTTTTACCGACACCGCCTACGGCGAGGGCGATGCCAACGCCGGTGCGACGCCGATGATCTTTGCCAACGCCTACACCAACGCGATTGCGGGCGAGACCGCCGGCTCGACCGCGCAGTTTGCGCTCGACGCGGGCACCGACTCGCTGGTGACGCTGGCCAACAACGACGGCACGCTGGGCACCGTGGGCAAGGTGACCGTGGACGGCGAAGAGGTGGACCTGAGCGCATGGGGCGGGTTTGACATTCTGTCGCCCTCCGAGGGCGAAGATCAGGCCTATGCCGTACTCCAGATGGAAGGCGCCGAAAGCGCTGGCCTCTACGCGATCGACCTCGAAAGCGGCGCGGCGACGATGCTGGCCGACCTCGGCATGGGCGGCTTCTCGGGCTTTGCCGTCAGCCCCGGCATGTAA
- a CDS encoding homospermidine synthase has translation MSHPVYHRIDGPIVMIGFGSIGKGTWPLIERHFEYDADQFLVIEPDARQHNFLRQHNLNFIDTALTPENYKEVLSGLFPDGKGFCVNLSVDTSSLDIMKHCRELGALYIDTVAEPWAGWYFEDRDNAARTNYALRQAVRDEAAANPGGPTAVNCCGANPGMVSWFVKEALLTLAKDTGKEAPAPTTRAQWAKLMQSLGVQGVHIAERDTQARRLPRPRNVFVNTWSVEGFIAEGFQPAELGWGTHEPWFPENGHRQETGCKAAIWLERPGAITRVHTWCPTPGPQFGFLVTHNEAISISDFFTVGEGDHPEYRPTCHYAYHPCDDAVLSLHEMFGSGKQQEKHHILTEDEIVEGIDELGVLLYGHEKNALWFGSRLSNEETRDLAPYQNATGLQVTSAVLAGMVWALENPQAGIVEADEMDHARCLEVQRPYLGPVEAHYTDWTPLQDRWEHFPEDIDESVPWAFRNVLAT, from the coding sequence ATGTCCCACCCCGTGTATCACCGCATCGACGGCCCCATCGTGATGATCGGCTTCGGCTCCATCGGCAAAGGCACATGGCCCCTGATCGAGCGCCACTTCGAATATGACGCCGACCAGTTCCTCGTCATCGAGCCCGACGCGCGTCAACACAACTTCCTGCGCCAGCACAATCTCAACTTCATCGACACCGCTCTGACCCCGGAAAACTACAAGGAGGTGCTCTCGGGCCTCTTTCCCGATGGCAAAGGCTTCTGCGTCAACCTCTCGGTCGATACCTCCTCGCTCGACATCATGAAGCACTGCCGCGAACTCGGTGCGCTCTACATCGACACCGTGGCCGAGCCGTGGGCAGGCTGGTACTTTGAAGACCGCGACAACGCCGCCCGCACCAACTACGCCCTCCGCCAAGCGGTGCGCGATGAGGCGGCCGCCAACCCGGGCGGCCCCACCGCCGTCAACTGCTGCGGCGCCAATCCCGGCATGGTCAGCTGGTTCGTCAAGGAGGCCCTGCTGACGCTGGCCAAAGACACCGGCAAGGAGGCCCCCGCGCCCACCACACGCGCGCAATGGGCCAAGCTCATGCAAAGCCTCGGCGTTCAAGGCGTCCACATCGCCGAGCGTGACACGCAGGCCCGCCGCCTGCCGCGCCCCCGCAACGTTTTCGTCAACACATGGTCGGTCGAGGGCTTCATCGCCGAGGGCTTCCAACCGGCAGAGCTGGGCTGGGGCACCCATGAGCCGTGGTTCCCCGAAAACGGCCACCGGCAGGAAACCGGCTGCAAGGCCGCCATCTGGCTGGAGCGCCCCGGTGCCATCACCCGCGTCCACACATGGTGCCCCACGCCCGGCCCGCAATTCGGCTTCCTCGTCACCCATAACGAGGCGATCTCGATCTCCGATTTCTTCACCGTCGGCGAGGGCGACCACCCCGAATACCGGCCCACCTGCCACTACGCCTACCACCCCTGCGACGATGCTGTGCTCTCGCTCCACGAGATGTTCGGCTCCGGCAAACAGCAGGAAAAGCACCACATCCTCACCGAGGATGAGATCGTTGAAGGCATCGACGAACTCGGCGTGCTGCTCTACGGCCACGAGAAAAACGCGCTCTGGTTCGGCTCGCGCCTGTCGAACGAGGAAACCCGCGATCTCGCCCCCTATCAAAACGCCACCGGCCTTCAGGTCACCTCCGCGGTGCTCGCCGGCATGGTCTGGGCGCTGGAAAACCCGCAAGCCGGGATCGTGGAGGCCGACGAGATGGACCACGCCCGCTGCCTTGAGGTGCAACGCCCCTACCTCGGCCCCGTGGAGGCGCATTACACCGACTGGACCCCGCTTCAGGACCGCTGGGAGCACTTCCCCGAAGACATCGACGAAAGCGTGCCATGGGCCTTCCGCAACGTGCTGGCCACCTGA
- a CDS encoding TIGR00645 family protein, with protein sequence MERTIERGLFNARWLMAPMYLGLSICLAMLTFIFLRELVYYAPQVLTMSADKSILVVLTLIDLSLAGNLLLIVLFSGYENFVSKLDIGDPEDRPAWMGTVDFSGLKMKLIGSIVAISAIHLLKRFMEIGNDEADAVYGEQELFWLVVIHLTFVTSGVLMALMDWLAARSKKG encoded by the coding sequence CTGGAGCGCACCATCGAGCGCGGCCTCTTCAACGCCCGCTGGCTGATGGCGCCGATGTATCTCGGCCTCTCGATCTGCCTTGCGATGCTCACCTTCATCTTCCTGCGCGAGCTGGTCTATTACGCGCCGCAGGTGCTCACCATGTCCGCCGACAAGTCGATCCTCGTGGTCCTCACCCTGATCGACCTCTCGCTTGCCGGAAACCTGCTGCTCATCGTGCTCTTCTCGGGCTACGAAAACTTCGTTTCCAAGCTCGATATCGGCGACCCAGAGGATCGCCCCGCATGGATGGGCACGGTCGATTTCTCCGGCCTGAAGATGAAGCTGATCGGCTCCATCGTCGCCATCTCGGCCATCCACCTGCTGAAGCGCTTCATGGAAATCGGCAATGACGAGGCCGATGCCGTCTATGGCGAGCAGGAGCTGTTCTGGCTGGTGGTCATCCACCTCACTTTCGTCACCTCCGGCGTGCTCATGGCCCTGATGGATTGGCTCGCCGCCCGCTCCAAGAAGGGCTGA
- the hisC gene encoding histidinol-phosphate transaminase: MSAPIPQPGISEIALYQSGKSTFQGVENPLKLSANENPYGCSPRVAEAIAAELAGLHRYPGTDHKILRDALAETHDLPADQLICGVGSDEILHLAAQAYAGPGDEVVYTEHGFSVYPIVARAAGATPVVAKERERVADVDAILSACNDKTKIVYLANPNNPTGTMIGGNEVARLADGLPKGCLLVLDGAYAEFVEGFDGGAELAASRDNVLMTRTFSKLYGLGGLRVGWGFGPKEIIDTLTRIRGPFNLSNLQISGAVAALQDTEFTEKTRSENTRNRALLANGLAAIGIPSDTSSANFILARFSSAEEAEAAFNHLGNQGLITRQVGGYGLPEALRITVGTEDDCRAVIAALTSFKAAV; the protein is encoded by the coding sequence ATGTCTGCACCCATTCCCCAGCCCGGCATTTCAGAGATTGCCCTCTACCAGAGCGGCAAGAGCACCTTCCAAGGTGTTGAAAACCCTCTGAAACTGTCCGCCAACGAAAACCCCTACGGCTGTTCGCCGCGGGTGGCAGAGGCTATTGCCGCCGAGCTCGCAGGACTGCACCGTTACCCGGGAACCGACCACAAGATCCTGCGGGATGCGCTCGCCGAAACACATGATCTGCCCGCCGACCAGCTGATCTGCGGCGTCGGCAGCGATGAAATCCTCCACCTCGCCGCCCAGGCCTATGCCGGGCCGGGCGATGAGGTCGTCTATACCGAGCACGGATTTTCGGTCTATCCCATCGTCGCCCGCGCCGCCGGAGCAACCCCCGTTGTGGCCAAGGAACGCGAGCGCGTGGCGGACGTGGATGCCATCCTAAGCGCCTGCAACGACAAGACAAAAATCGTCTACCTCGCCAACCCGAACAACCCCACCGGCACCATGATCGGGGGCAATGAGGTGGCCCGTCTGGCCGATGGGTTGCCCAAGGGTTGCCTGCTGGTGCTCGACGGGGCCTATGCCGAGTTCGTCGAAGGCTTCGATGGCGGCGCAGAGCTGGCCGCGTCTCGCGATAACGTCTTGATGACACGCACATTTTCCAAGCTCTACGGCCTTGGCGGGCTGCGTGTTGGCTGGGGGTTCGGCCCCAAAGAGATCATCGACACGCTCACCCGCATCCGTGGCCCCTTCAACCTGAGCAACCTGCAAATTTCCGGTGCCGTCGCCGCCCTGCAAGATACAGAATTTACAGAGAAAACCCGCAGCGAAAACACCCGCAACCGCGCCCTCCTCGCCAACGGTCTCGCCGCCATCGGCATCCCGTCCGATACCTCCTCGGCCAATTTCATCCTCGCTCGCTTCTCCAGCGCCGAAGAGGCAGAGGCGGCGTTTAACCACCTCGGAAATCAAGGGCTTATCACCCGCCAAGTCGGCGGCTACGGCCTGCCAGAGGCCCTGCGCATCACCGTCGGCACCGAGGATGACTGCCGCGCCGTCATCGCCGCTCTCACCAGCTTCAAGGCCGCCGTATGA
- a CDS encoding prephenate/arogenate dehydrogenase family protein, whose translation MIYQRIAFIGLGLIAGSMAHATRRADLAGEIVGTARSEQTREIAKEINLCDRITDTAAEAVEGADLVVLCVPVGAMEAVTKEIAPHLAEGCTLTDVGSVKKAVIDAVAPHLPDHVHFIPGHPLAGTEHSGPRSGFAELFDKRFTILVPPEGGNAQAAANLRKYWEGLGAYVDEMDPEHHDLVLAVTSHCPHLIAYTMVGVADDLRRVTDSEVIKYSAAGFRDFTRIAASDPTMWRDVFLNNKEATLEILGRFTEELFALQRAIRTGDGEQLHDYFTRTRAIRRGIIEAGQDTDAPDFGRGAKR comes from the coding sequence ATGATCTACCAGCGCATCGCTTTCATCGGCCTCGGCCTCATCGCCGGCTCCATGGCCCACGCCACCCGCCGCGCCGACCTCGCGGGTGAAATCGTCGGCACCGCCCGCTCCGAGCAAACCCGCGAAATCGCGAAAGAAATCAACCTTTGCGATCGCATCACCGACACCGCCGCCGAGGCCGTGGAGGGTGCCGATCTCGTGGTGCTCTGCGTCCCGGTCGGGGCCATGGAAGCGGTCACAAAAGAGATCGCCCCACACCTCGCCGAAGGCTGCACCCTCACCGATGTCGGCTCGGTCAAAAAGGCGGTGATCGACGCCGTCGCCCCCCACCTGCCGGATCACGTCCACTTCATCCCCGGTCACCCGCTGGCAGGCACCGAGCATTCCGGCCCCCGGTCGGGCTTTGCCGAGCTCTTCGACAAGCGCTTCACCATACTCGTTCCGCCCGAAGGGGGTAACGCGCAAGCTGCTGCAAACCTTCGCAAATATTGGGAAGGGCTGGGCGCCTACGTCGATGAGATGGACCCAGAGCACCATGATCTCGTGCTTGCCGTCACCTCCCACTGCCCCCACCTCATCGCCTATACGATGGTGGGCGTGGCCGATGATCTGCGCCGCGTGACCGATAGTGAAGTGATCAAGTATTCCGCCGCCGGCTTCCGTGATTTCACCCGCATCGCCGCCTCCGATCCAACGATGTGGCGCGATGTTTTCCTGAACAACAAGGAAGCTACGCTGGAAATTCTCGGCCGCTTCACCGAAGAACTCTTTGCGCTGCAACGTGCCATCCGCACCGGCGATGGCGAGCAATTGCACGATTATTTCACCCGCACCCGTGCCATCCGCCGAGGCATCATCGAGGCCGGGCAAGATACGGACGCGCCCGATTTCGGACGGGGGGCCAAGCGATGA
- a CDS encoding extensin family protein, whose amino-acid sequence MIRFAFALFLTATPALADAPTGAIRPLPRPGEAVETETKTVVSTRGVAPKERPEPTGRVLGPEVSERRPLPRPEGWIAPVLGTPTLAGHQPKPRPPAATEQLTAVRVIRGPLAREALQAQPRPKHIDRLVKEQATLTEVKFRKKGSVCGINSVKGQAISSFGRPGNGCGVANPVQVTSVQGVSLSTSATMDCGTAKALDRWVQKGLKPAVGKKGGGVKQIKVVAHYACRNRNNAKSGRLSEHAKGRAIDIAGVTLRDGTYVSVLKGWGSKSWAKALRVMHKAACGPFGTVLGPNANRYHRDHFHFDTARYRSGSYCR is encoded by the coding sequence ATGATCCGTTTTGCCTTCGCTCTCTTCCTCACGGCCACGCCAGCCCTTGCCGATGCGCCCACCGGCGCCATCCGCCCGCTGCCGCGCCCCGGCGAAGCTGTTGAAACCGAAACGAAAACCGTGGTCTCCACCCGTGGCGTTGCCCCAAAAGAGCGGCCCGAACCCACAGGCAGGGTGCTTGGCCCCGAAGTTTCGGAGCGACGCCCGCTTCCCCGTCCTGAGGGCTGGATTGCCCCTGTGCTCGGCACGCCAACTCTCGCCGGGCACCAGCCAAAGCCGCGCCCCCCAGCGGCCACGGAGCAGCTCACTGCGGTGCGCGTCATTCGTGGCCCGCTGGCCCGCGAGGCGCTTCAGGCGCAGCCCCGGCCCAAGCACATTGACCGGCTCGTTAAGGAGCAGGCAACGCTTACCGAGGTAAAGTTCCGCAAGAAGGGCTCTGTTTGCGGCATCAATTCGGTGAAAGGGCAGGCCATCAGCAGCTTCGGGCGGCCCGGCAATGGCTGCGGTGTCGCCAATCCGGTGCAGGTCACCTCGGTGCAGGGCGTTTCGCTGTCGACCTCGGCGACGATGGATTGCGGCACCGCCAAAGCGCTCGACCGCTGGGTGCAAAAGGGGCTGAAGCCCGCCGTCGGCAAAAAGGGCGGCGGCGTGAAGCAGATCAAGGTGGTGGCGCATTACGCCTGCCGCAACCGCAACAACGCCAAATCCGGGCGGCTCTCCGAGCATGCCAAGGGCCGGGCGATTGATATTGCAGGCGTCACCCTGCGCGATGGCACCTATGTATCGGTGCTCAAGGGCTGGGGCTCCAAGTCGTGGGCGAAGGCGCTTCGGGTGATGCACAAGGCCGCCTGCGGGCCGTTTGGCACCGTGCTTGGCCCCAATGCCAACCGCTATCACCGCGATCATTTTCACTTTGATACCGCGCGCTACCGCTCAGGCTCGTACTGCCGCTAG